The Anopheles marshallii chromosome X, idAnoMarsDA_429_01, whole genome shotgun sequence genome includes a window with the following:
- the LOC128710267 gene encoding GATA zinc finger domain-containing protein 1-like: protein MAPKNKKCSICGTVATTKWITLDRRRLCNDCYDIQCNPPLEPKQDLETDAPGPSGLGYKSETFISTVSVSSDPADDGVFAKPSMIPKPSKVGKRAETQPARNIPKKPLRSKPKKTGMKLKFTDETTRPKSVPKLFHENFWYEVGDIVSLVDMKDNTYYAQIRGLVVDVFNEKSAVLTWLVPTIESPPPNEGFDPGTYHIGPDEDELRDLSQMRFVMHAPNGYYFNRNHPFPRPNVHGPITRDGRSTEVPEYEWTNICHLHYGEHSKR, encoded by the exons ATGGCGCCGAAGAATAAAAAGTGCTCCATTTGCGGTACTGTGGCCACCACAAAATGGATAACACTCGATCGAAGGCGTTTATGCAACGATTGCTATGACATTCAATGCAATCCACCGTTGGAACCGAAGCAGGATCTAGAAACGGATGCTCCCGGACCGAGCGGTCTCGGCTACAAGAGCGAAACATTCATTTCGACTGTGTCGGTATCGAGCGATCCAGCTGATGACGGTGTCTTTGCGAAACCTTCCATGATACCCAAACCAAGCAAGGTTGGCAAACGTGCCGAAACGCAGCCGGCTCGCAACATCCCGAAAAAACCTCTCCGCAGTAAACCGAAGAAGACGGGAATGAAGCTTAAATTTACCGACGAAACAACACGCCCAAAATCAGTTCCGAAATTGTTCCATGAG AATTTCTGGTATGAGGTAGGGGATATAGTATCGCTGGTCGATATGAAGGACAACACGTATTACGCACAAATACGTGGTCTGGTGGTGGACGTGTTTAATGAGAAGAGTGCCGTACTGACGTGGCTGGTTCCAACCATTGAAAGTCCGCCACCGAACGAAGGTTTCGACCCTGGCACCTATCATATCGGCCCGGATGAGGATGAGCTGCGAGATTTGAGCCAAATGAGGTTCGTTATGCACGCACCGAACGGGTACTACTTTAACCGAAATCATCCGTTTCCACGGCCGAATGTACACGGGCCGATCACCAGGGATGGCCGATCGACCGAGGTGCCGGAGTACGAATGGACAAACATCTGCCATCTTCACTATGGTGAACATTCGAAACGCTAA
- the LOC128707651 gene encoding nose resistant to fluoxetine protein 6-like, whose translation MLVWRFWLFGCFVPYVLARNDQRPSIDFAGIVGRLQSLDIRQLHNETRCDQQLLALVAGIQAKEFWTVKLLDSWGKWPAGIFAGNLYELGHYDQCVDLRHEHSSPTIGTIRGRYCLLTVPLDNLLPTSPATQRIMPGTSGKIWAAHLGVCIPAACTAEHFQEFLNATVPSLPPIMLNCNALAPTLSTAQWVTISIFGTIVLLAVASTLYETVTLCRSQTPHRNLIIFSLYCNGRKLLATYQRNQQVASVKSNTMDCINGIRVISMVWVVFSHNYVRIGMQPIINSHVILSWLESYHSVLVVSSTVSVDTFFLLSGLLTCWSILNALDRSGKLNLPIMYLHRYLRLTPALAALVLFSATLMRYIGSGPFWDGAMSLTEDSCQQYWWSALLYVQNYVNPQNVCLGHTWYLSVDMQLYLVAPFLIYPLWRWGRRVLFVVVALIVASMVSVCVLFYVHHLRLSFLAVDEERLRHVYTYYPTHTRAGAWLVGVIYGYVLQRTKKHYVQLSRWYVALGWALACTAVLTILLADHPIQQPDYGTLPQAVDASYESLSRVFWAVAIGWIVFACVNGYGGPINEFLGATFWQPLGRLSYAIYLLHFPIQIMMAGFARIPYYFTDLLAAYQFWGDIGFTLTVALFWTLLFESPIIGVERMLFGRGREPSKKSSEKPNTVNTDESRVIPKSLSLTIQTARM comes from the exons ATGTTggtttggaggttttggctGTTTGGCTGTTTCGTACCGTACGTTCTCGCGCGTAACGATCAACGTCCATCAATCGACTTCGCCGGTATAGTGGGCAGGCTCCAATCACTCGACATCCGTCAGCTGCACAACGAAACACGATGCGATCAACAGCTGTTAGCGCTGGTGGCCGGCATACAGGCGAAAGAGTTTTGGACAGTGAAAT TGCTAGATTCCTGGGGTAAATGGCCGGCCGGTATCTTCGCGGGTAATCTGTACGAACTAGGGCATTACGATCAGTGTGTTGACTTGCGCCACGAGCACAGTTCACCCACCATAGGCACGATACGAGGCCGTTACTGCTTGCTGACTGTGCCACTCGACAACTTGTTACCCACGAGTCCTGCAACGCAGCGTATAATGCCCGGTACGTCTGGGAAGATTTGGGCCGCACATTTGGGTGTGTGCATACCGGCAGCCTGCACGGCCGAACACTTCCAAGAGTTTCTCAATGCTACCGTCCCCAGTCTTCCACCTATAATGCTTAATTGCAATGCACTTGCACCAACACTCAGCACTGCCCAGTGGGTTACGAT ATCCATTTTCGGCACGATTGTGCTGCTAGCGGTAGCGAGTACTCTCTACGAGACTGTCACACTATGTCGGAGTCAGACACCGCACCGAAACTTAATCATCTTTTCGCTCTACTGCAACGGAAGGAAACTGCTGGCGACGTATCAGCGAAACCAACAGGTGGCATCAGTCAAGTCCAACACAATGGACTGCATCAACGGTATACGGGTTATATCGATGGTGTGGGTTGTATTTAGCCACAACTACGTCCGTATCGGTATGCAGCCCATCATCAATTCGCATGTCATTCTATCG TGGCTTGAATCGTACCACAGCGTACTCGTCGTGTCGTCTACCGTGTCCGTAGATACGTTCTTTCTGCTGAGCGGTTTGCTCACGTGCTGGAGCATACTGAACGCACTGGACAGGTCCGGGAAGCTCAATCTACCCATCATGTACCTGCACCGCTACCTCCGTCTCACACCGGCCCTGGCCGCACTCGTTCTCTTCTCCGCGACACTCATGCGATACATCGGCTCTGGTCCGTTTTGGGACGGCGCCATGTCACTGACGGAAGATTCCTGCCAGCAGTACTGGTGGTCGGCACTGCTGTACGTGCAGAACTACGTCAATCCGCAGAATGTGTGTCTCGGTCACACCTGGTACCTTTCCGTCGACATGCAGCTGTACCTGGTCGCACCGTTCCTCATTTATCCACTGTGGCGTTGGGGCCGCCGGGTATTGTTCGTAGTTGTGGCACTGATCGTTGCCTCCATGGTCTCGGTGTGCGTGCTGTTTTACGTGCACCATCTGCGGCTCTCCTTTCTGGCGGTGGATGAGGAACGTTTGCGTCACGTATACACATACTACCCAACGCACACGCGGGCCGGTGCATGGTTGGTCGGTGTGATATACGGGTATGTGTTGCAGCGCACCAAAAAACACTACGTACAGCTCTCGCGCTGGTACGTTGCGCTCGGCTGGGCGCTAGCGTGTACCGCCGTGTTGACGATACTACTCGCCGACCATCCCATCCAGCAGCCGGACTACGGAACCTTACCACAGGCGGTGGACGCCAGCTACGAGTCACTCAGCCGGGTCTTTTGGGCTGTCGCCATCGGGTGGATTGTGTTCGCGTGCGTGAACGGATACGGTGGACCGATCAATGAATTTCTCGGCGCGACGTTCTGGCAACCGCTTGGTCGCTTGTCGTACGCGATCTATCTGCTACACTTTCCGATCCAGATTATGATGGCAGGATTTGCCCGTATACCGTACTACTTTACCGATCTCTTGGCCGCATATCAGTTTTGGGGCGACATTGGCTTCACGCTGACAGTCGCACTATTCTGGACGCTGCTGTTCGAGTCTCCAATTATCGGTGTGGAACGGATGCTATTTGGACGTGGTCGAGAACCATCAAAGA AGTCTTCAGAAAAACCTAATACAGTAAACACTGACGAAAGCCGAGTGATACCGAAATCTCTCTCACTAACAATTCAAACTGCACGCATGTAA